The genomic segment ATCGACGCCTTTCAGCGCGGCGACCTCGCCATTCTCGCCACTGCGTCCAACAACGGCCCGCATCTCAAGAATGCGGAGCATACGCAGGTGTACGAAAGCTATCCGATGGTGATCGTTGGGCGCGCGGGGGAACCGGCCGCGCGGTCGCTGGAGGATTTCGCATCGCGCCGGGTCGTTATTCCATCGCATGTCGCCGGTTCGGGTTCGCTGGCGCTCGAAGCTATTCCGGCCGACCACATCGTCGTCGCGCCAAGTCTCGACGACGCGCTGCGAATGCTCAAGTCCGGTGAAGCGGATGTGGTGGTGGGAAATGTGGCCGCGGTCGACCCTCTCCTCAGAACGCGTTATGCCAATGTGCTCAAGATACTTGGCACGATCGACGAGTTCGATTCGCTCGATTTCGCCGTGCGCTCCGATCTGGCTCCGCTTGCGGGACTGATCGATCGCGCGTTGCAAGCCATGCCGGCTTCGGAAAAGCAGCGCATCCGCCAGAAATGGGTGACGGCCCCTGCGCCGGACAATGGAATCTGGAGCGTGACAGCAGTGCGGCTGCTGCCGGTGCTGATCGGTATCGGCGTGGCGTTGCTGGTTACGTTGCGCGCATATTTGTTGTTGCAACGTGAAGTCCGGCTTCGCAAGGAAACCGAACGCGAGCTCGCACTGCAGCTCAACTTCCAGGAAACCATGATGGAGACCGTGCCGTATCCGCTCGTTGCAAAGGGGCTGGATGGACGCTACATGGCGATCAACCGGGCCTACGAGGAAGCGTGCGGAATGAGCCGCGAGGAAGTGATGGGACGCACCTCGCAGGAGGTGCTGACTTGGGGCGAAGCTAACAGCCGCGTTCTGGACGACGTAACGCGCGACATACTGAAAGGCGGCTACATCGCGCAGGTGGAATTGCAATTCGAGACACGGGAGGGGGAGTCACGGCACGGTCTGTTCTGGACCAGCGTGTGCAACGGTAGTGACGGCAAACCGGCGTACATCCTCGGAACCATGATCGACATCACCAATATCCGGCGCACCGAAATGCTCGCGCGTGAAACCGAACGGCGTCTTTTCGACGTGACTCGCTCATTGCCTGCCGTGGTGTTCCAGATGCAGCGCACGTTGGACGGTGTGTATTCGTTTCCGTTTATCAGTGGCGACACGCGACTTCTGTCGGGCAGCAGTGGCGAAGTCCAGACTACGCCGTTCGGCGAAGACGCGCCGTCAACCAGCCGCGATCTTGTCGATTTCCATCGGGTATCTGAGCAGGACCGGCCATTCGTGCTGGCTGAGTTGGAGCGTTCAGCTAGCGGCGAAACGCCTGTGCATATGGAGTTTCGTCTCAATGGCGAGCTTTCGCCCAGGTGGGTGCGCGCCGAACTGGTTCCGCGTCGCGAGGCGGATGGTCGCGTCGTATGGAGCGGCTACTGGGTGGATGCGAGCGTGGAGCGGGCCCGTTCCGAGGAGCTTGCACGAGCGCGTGACGTGGCGGAAGCGGCATCACGCGCCAAAGACGATTTTTTCGCCATGATGAGTCACGAAATCCGTACGCCGATGAACGGCGTTCTGGGTCTTGTCGAAGTGCTGGAACGCACGCCGCTGAATACGGATCAGGGCGAAATGCTGGGCATGATCCACGAGTCGGCGGGCGCTTTGTTGCAGATACTCGACGACTTGCTCGATTACTCGAAAATCGACGCGGGCCGGCTGACGCTCGAAGCCGAGCCGATCGACATACGTGAACTGGTCGACAATGCTGTCGGTCTCCTCGCGGGCCGCGCGCATGAGAAGGGGCTGAAGGTGCGAGTGGGCATCGCGTCGGAAGTCGCGGCGGTGTTGCGCGGCGACAGCGTTCGTCTTCGGCAGATTCTGTTTAACCTGCTCGGCAACGCAATCAAGTTCACGCCACAGGGCGAAGTTGAAGTGGCGGTGTCGGTTGTTGCTCAGAACGGCGATGCCCAGACGCTCGAAATGATCGTTGAGGACACCGGCATCGGCATCGCGTCGGAAGTTCAGGCGAGTCTGTTCGAGCCGTTCGTCCAGGCGGAATCGTCCACTACACGCCGCTTTGGTGGTACGGGTCTTGGTTTGACAATCTGCCGCAAGCTGATCGATCTGATGAGCGGCACGCTCACGCTACGCAGCGAAGTCGGCAAGGGCACTCGCATGATCGTGCGGCTGACCATGCCCGTAGAAGCGCAGCGCTACCACGTGAGCGGTTTGCGCGGAAAGCGTGGAGTCGTGCTGACCAACGACTCGCATGTCGGCCTGGCGCTGATGAACTTCGGGCATGCGCTCGGACTTCAGTTGCACAGTTTGACGCCCGACGCTGGTGAATTGCGCGATCGCGCTGCCTTGTCAGAAATCGATTTGCTGTTCGTCAGTGAAGACGTGACGTTGCCCGCGAACGTCGGCTTGGGTACACGTGTTATTTGCCTGACCGAGAAACCGAAGCCGTCCGGTTATCGCATTCTCGACAATAGGGTGCGTGTCAGCATTAATCCGATTTCGTGGCGCGGCCTCGGTGCCGCGTGCGCCGCCGCTATGACCGGGCTGCCGTCTATTGCGCCGCGTTTGGCGAGCGTTTCGCGCACGCCGGAAGGTGTCACGACGCCGCCGGACCGTGAACAGGCCATCGCCAGCGGTCGGCTGATTCTCGTCGCGGAAGATCACCCGGTTAATCAGGAGTTGATCCGTCACCAACTGGCGTTGCTCGGTTTTGCTTGCGACCTGACAAACGACGGCGTAGAAGCATTGGCCGCATTGGAGCACGCGAGCTACGGATGTCTGATCACGGATTGCCATATGCCGAACATGTCTGGCTATGAGCTGACGAGGCGGATTCGCGAAGGGGAGCGGGCAGGCGCGCATCGTCTGCCGATTCTGGGCATCACGGCGAACACCGCGCCTGAAGACCTGAATCTCTGTAGGGAGGCAGGAATGGACGACTGCCTTATCAAACCGACCCGGCTCGCCACGTTACGCGATTATCTGAGTCGCTGGTTCGGCACCGATAGCGCCAGACAAATCGCGCCTGCGGAGGCCGTCGCGGCGTCGGAACCTGTCAGGCCGGTTGCTTATGGCGAAGCCGAGCCGTTTGTCCCCGTGGACCTTAGCCATATGACGCAATTGTGGGGCAGCGAATCGACCGTCAAGGCGTTGCTTGACGCGTTTGTTTCGTCCGTGAGGGAGGATATACAGTCGCTGTCGCCGTTGCTCGAGATCGTCGAGATTCACCTTTTGCGCGAGTGGCTTCATCGTGTGGCGGGGGCTGCCAGCGTGTTGCAATATCCGCCATTGCTCAATGCAATTGACGGATATCGTCGCGACATTGCCGTCAACCCTACAGAGCAGGTGCGCAGCGACGGGCTGGCGTTGATCCGCAAATGCAATGCGATGCTGGATGGCATCGAGCAGCAGGCGGCATTGCTCGCGTAGGTTTTTGTTGCACGAGGAGGGGGCGACTACTGGCGTGTTTCGAGCGCGATTGCTAGATAGACGCGCACGTCGCCCGAAAAAAGTAAAACTGTAAGGCGAAAAAAAACGCGGCCGAAGCCGCGTTAAAGATTTGGAGACTTCCCTCGATGAAGGAGTCACTTCTCGCAGGCCGAAGCATAACCGGGATAGCCCGGTTGATTCACTACAAAATCCGCAATTAACTGTTTGAGGAAATCGATTAAAACGGCAATGCCGCGTCGATCGTCGTCATTGGATTCTGCAGTCAAACAATGTGTTTGGGCTGATTTGACGTCACTCAACCAGATCTATTTCTGTTGGCAGACGCGTTTAAATACGTAGCTCGTAGGCCTTGGTTCTATCAAAATCTTTGACCAGATTGATAGCCA from the Paraburkholderia fungorum genome contains:
- a CDS encoding transporter substrate-binding domain-containing protein, with product MPALKRTALCLLAAPLLLAVQMTSAAQTPGVQPSSPAVHAFPEKLTVGVLAGGWMPFDVLQDNRLSGVSGDYLRALVGQNVVIETRTFADMPQLFAAACAGRVDIVMSLARTPERERCINFTAPYFHSTVSAVVRRNGEQYAGVAQLAEARIAVERGFALERSIRDGFPRAEIDTFASTRAALAAVVRGGADAYLGFTPVVQYELGTEEFRDLRVAFEEAGRTSDLRFGVPRGNTLLRDQLNQALASMNPADSAAIRLRWLSGNFDSEPETGTPRLDLSLQEKAWLRSLPPLKVGFDSNGPPFSYVDEMGRPAGIAADYLAYLSRSLGVAFNRARTSDWASTIDAFQRGDLAILATASNNGPHLKNAEHTQVYESYPMVIVGRAGEPAARSLEDFASRRVVIPSHVAGSGSLALEAIPADHIVVAPSLDDALRMLKSGEADVVVGNVAAVDPLLRTRYANVLKILGTIDEFDSLDFAVRSDLAPLAGLIDRALQAMPASEKQRIRQKWVTAPAPDNGIWSVTAVRLLPVLIGIGVALLVTLRAYLLLQREVRLRKETERELALQLNFQETMMETVPYPLVAKGLDGRYMAINRAYEEACGMSREEVMGRTSQEVLTWGEANSRVLDDVTRDILKGGYIAQVELQFETREGESRHGLFWTSVCNGSDGKPAYILGTMIDITNIRRTEMLARETERRLFDVTRSLPAVVFQMQRTLDGVYSFPFISGDTRLLSGSSGEVQTTPFGEDAPSTSRDLVDFHRVSEQDRPFVLAELERSASGETPVHMEFRLNGELSPRWVRAELVPRREADGRVVWSGYWVDASVERARSEELARARDVAEAASRAKDDFFAMMSHEIRTPMNGVLGLVEVLERTPLNTDQGEMLGMIHESAGALLQILDDLLDYSKIDAGRLTLEAEPIDIRELVDNAVGLLAGRAHEKGLKVRVGIASEVAAVLRGDSVRLRQILFNLLGNAIKFTPQGEVEVAVSVVAQNGDAQTLEMIVEDTGIGIASEVQASLFEPFVQAESSTTRRFGGTGLGLTICRKLIDLMSGTLTLRSEVGKGTRMIVRLTMPVEAQRYHVSGLRGKRGVVLTNDSHVGLALMNFGHALGLQLHSLTPDAGELRDRAALSEIDLLFVSEDVTLPANVGLGTRVICLTEKPKPSGYRILDNRVRVSINPISWRGLGAACAAAMTGLPSIAPRLASVSRTPEGVTTPPDREQAIASGRLILVAEDHPVNQELIRHQLALLGFACDLTNDGVEALAALEHASYGCLITDCHMPNMSGYELTRRIREGERAGAHRLPILGITANTAPEDLNLCREAGMDDCLIKPTRLATLRDYLSRWFGTDSARQIAPAEAVAASEPVRPVAYGEAEPFVPVDLSHMTQLWGSESTVKALLDAFVSSVREDIQSLSPLLEIVEIHLLREWLHRVAGAASVLQYPPLLNAIDGYRRDIAVNPTEQVRSDGLALIRKCNAMLDGIEQQAALLA